Proteins encoded within one genomic window of Nitrospina gracilis 3/211:
- a CDS encoding outer membrane protein assembly factor BamD yields MLDSRITTQFQFLIWIVAFVFIGACQPDSEPRRLLEKAHDRWIDGHSHSAVELFRAVIEISPKGPLAQEALFRLGEIHYFDLDDYEKALTFFQDVAKRNPKGPFAYDSRKYIAEIVELNIKDLDQAIIEYQNLINLNERPDENAEHQFRIASIFFKKHNYDQALMELEILLENYPKSDWAERAYFRMMEILFSLKKCEEARARYTAFQNEYPRSDFEGDMEFIMASCLEEEGQLDQAYERFQGLDGNYRYPALIKMKLEGLEQRIKKGGRSKRKIHRSRRKD; encoded by the coding sequence GTGTTGGATTCTCGAATCACAACCCAGTTCCAATTTCTGATTTGGATTGTGGCGTTCGTGTTCATCGGCGCCTGCCAGCCGGACTCCGAACCGCGTCGGCTGCTGGAAAAGGCGCACGACCGGTGGATCGACGGCCACAGCCACAGCGCCGTCGAACTGTTCCGCGCCGTCATCGAAATCTCGCCGAAAGGCCCCCTCGCGCAGGAAGCCCTGTTCCGCCTGGGTGAAATCCATTACTTCGACCTCGACGACTACGAAAAGGCCCTCACGTTTTTCCAGGACGTGGCCAAACGCAACCCGAAGGGACCCTTCGCCTACGATTCGCGCAAGTACATCGCCGAGATCGTGGAGCTCAACATCAAGGACCTCGACCAGGCGATCATCGAGTACCAGAACCTGATCAACCTCAACGAGCGGCCGGATGAAAACGCCGAACACCAGTTCCGCATTGCGTCGATCTTCTTCAAAAAACACAACTACGACCAGGCGTTGATGGAACTGGAAATCCTGCTCGAGAATTACCCGAAATCCGACTGGGCGGAACGCGCGTATTTTCGTATGATGGAAATCCTCTTCTCGCTCAAAAAATGTGAAGAAGCGCGGGCGCGTTACACCGCGTTTCAAAATGAGTATCCACGCAGCGATTTCGAAGGCGACATGGAATTCATCATGGCTTCGTGCCTGGAGGAAGAGGGTCAACTGGACCAGGCGTATGAACGATTTCAAGGACTGGATGGCAACTACCGTTACCCGGCGCTCATCAAAATGAAACTGGAAGGACTGGAACAGCGCATCAAAAAGGGTGGCCGCTCGAAGCGGAAAATCCACCGAAGCCGCAGAAAAGATTAG
- the serS gene encoding serine--tRNA ligase, producing MLDIKLIREDAAGLRARLAQRGIAFADGLDRLAQLDAQRRDKQKEADSLKNKKKTLSNEVGQLKKKGEDATALMDEVKEINARIKELDDTAEDLERQVKDTLLAIPNAPSDSTPRGKDETQNEFVREWGTKPEFSFKPKTHLEVGEALGLLDVKRAAKISGARFAVFRDQGAQLLRALINFMLDVQTRENGYTELYPPVLVNEESLEGTGQLPKFKEDLFHLDDDYYLIPTAEVPVTNYHRDEILKEDDLPVKYTAYTLCFRREAGSYGKDTHGIIRQHQFDKVELVQFAHPDRSWDELEKLLTHAESILQKLGLYYRVMNLCSGDLGFSAAKTYDIEVWLPTQDTFREISSCSNFTDYQARRAKIRYKSKDGGNQLVHTLNGSGVAAGRLFVAILENYQQADGTVVVPEALRPYMHGLELIGKPG from the coding sequence ATGCTCGATATCAAACTCATTCGGGAAGATGCCGCAGGCCTGCGCGCCCGGCTGGCCCAGCGCGGAATCGCGTTTGCCGACGGACTCGACCGCCTCGCTCAATTGGACGCCCAAAGGCGCGACAAGCAAAAGGAAGCCGATTCGCTCAAGAATAAAAAGAAAACCCTGTCGAATGAAGTCGGTCAGCTCAAGAAAAAAGGCGAAGACGCCACCGCGCTGATGGACGAGGTGAAGGAAATCAACGCGCGCATCAAGGAACTCGACGATACGGCGGAGGACCTGGAACGTCAGGTGAAGGACACCCTGCTGGCCATCCCCAACGCGCCCAGCGACTCCACGCCCAGGGGCAAGGACGAGACACAGAATGAATTTGTGCGCGAGTGGGGAACGAAGCCTGAGTTTTCTTTCAAACCGAAAACCCACCTGGAGGTGGGTGAAGCTTTGGGACTGCTCGATGTCAAACGTGCCGCCAAAATTTCCGGTGCGCGCTTCGCCGTGTTCCGCGACCAGGGCGCGCAGCTCCTGCGCGCGCTCATCAACTTCATGCTCGACGTGCAGACGCGCGAGAACGGCTACACCGAGCTGTACCCGCCGGTATTGGTCAACGAGGAAAGTCTGGAAGGCACCGGGCAGTTGCCCAAGTTCAAGGAAGACCTGTTTCACCTGGACGACGATTATTACCTGATCCCGACCGCCGAAGTGCCGGTCACCAACTATCACCGCGACGAGATCCTGAAGGAAGACGATCTGCCGGTCAAGTACACCGCCTACACCCTGTGTTTCCGGCGCGAGGCGGGATCGTACGGCAAGGACACGCACGGCATCATCCGCCAGCACCAGTTCGACAAGGTGGAGCTGGTGCAGTTCGCTCACCCAGACCGCTCGTGGGACGAGCTGGAAAAGCTGCTCACACATGCGGAATCGATCCTGCAAAAACTCGGCCTGTATTACCGCGTGATGAACCTGTGCAGTGGCGATCTCGGTTTCTCGGCGGCGAAGACGTACGATATCGAAGTGTGGTTGCCGACGCAGGACACGTTCCGCGAGATTTCGTCGTGCAGCAATTTCACCGACTACCAGGCCAGGCGGGCGAAGATCCGTTACAAAAGCAAGGACGGCGGCAACCAGCTGGTGCACACGTTGAACGGCTCCGGCGTGGCAGCGGGACGTCTCTTCGTCGCCATCCTCGAAAACTATCAGCAGGCCGACGGCACCGTGGTCGTGCCCGAGGCGCTCCGTCCCTACATGCACGGTCTGGAATTGATTGGCAAACCCGGCTGA
- the dnaA gene encoding chromosomal replication initiator protein DnaA: MDALWKNCLDHIEQKILPENFNTWFTPLYPCAKNENTLTLVVPNRFFERCLRENYLELIQETLEYFANKKLEVCFQVNGISSGIETPFNGNGNGNGNGHPPVSAPSEARMETPASSPHVEVGESSRTESFLNPKYTFDRFVIGPNNQFAHAACQAVAQKPAYTYNPLFLYGAVGLGKTHLLHAIGNQISNQNPNLRVRYISAERFTVDLIESIKRDKMAAFRERYRPLDVLLVDDIQFIAGKERTQEEFFYTFNSLYEYHKQIVVSSDRYPKDMKNIEERLRSRFESGLIADIMPPDLETKMAILYKKADFHEKEISQDVAMFLANNIKSNIRELEGILLRVIAYSSFTRRDIDLELAKEVLKDFTVDKNKNFSIANIQKTVAQYFSIRVSDLKSKKRSRDISIPRQIAMYICREYTQASLPEIGRQFGGKDHTTVIFSHRKISSLVKENNEMTGSIQQILNILES; encoded by the coding sequence ATGGACGCTCTATGGAAGAATTGTCTCGATCACATCGAACAGAAAATTCTTCCTGAAAACTTCAACACATGGTTCACCCCGCTTTATCCCTGCGCCAAGAATGAAAACACACTCACCCTGGTGGTTCCCAACCGTTTCTTTGAACGGTGTCTTCGGGAAAACTATTTGGAGTTGATTCAAGAGACGCTGGAATATTTCGCGAACAAGAAACTGGAAGTGTGTTTTCAGGTAAACGGCATTTCATCGGGTATTGAAACCCCCTTTAACGGCAATGGAAATGGAAACGGCAACGGGCACCCCCCCGTTTCAGCCCCGTCTGAAGCGAGAATGGAGACCCCTGCGTCTTCGCCACACGTGGAAGTCGGTGAATCTTCACGCACGGAAAGTTTCCTGAACCCGAAATACACGTTCGATCGTTTTGTCATCGGGCCCAACAACCAGTTCGCCCACGCCGCGTGCCAGGCCGTGGCGCAGAAACCGGCGTACACCTACAATCCGTTGTTCCTGTACGGTGCGGTGGGTCTGGGAAAAACGCATCTGCTTCACGCCATCGGCAACCAGATCTCAAACCAGAATCCCAACCTGCGCGTCCGTTACATTTCCGCGGAACGCTTCACCGTCGACCTGATTGAATCCATCAAACGCGACAAGATGGCCGCGTTTCGGGAAAGGTACCGTCCGCTGGACGTGCTTCTCGTTGACGACATTCAGTTCATTGCGGGAAAGGAACGCACGCAGGAAGAGTTTTTCTACACGTTCAATTCGCTGTACGAGTACCACAAGCAGATCGTCGTTTCGAGCGACCGCTACCCCAAGGACATGAAGAACATCGAGGAGCGTCTTCGGTCGCGGTTCGAAAGCGGGCTCATCGCCGACATCATGCCCCCGGACCTCGAGACCAAAATGGCGATTCTTTACAAAAAGGCGGACTTCCATGAAAAAGAAATTTCTCAGGACGTCGCCATGTTCCTCGCCAACAACATCAAGTCGAATATTCGTGAACTGGAGGGCATTCTCCTGCGCGTGATCGCCTACTCCTCGTTCACGCGGCGCGACATCGACCTGGAACTCGCCAAGGAAGTGCTGAAGGACTTCACGGTGGACAAGAACAAGAACTTCTCCATCGCCAACATCCAGAAAACCGTGGCGCAGTACTTCAGCATCCGGGTATCCGACCTCAAATCCAAGAAACGATCCAGGGACATCTCCATCCCCCGCCAGATCGCCATGTACATCTGCCGGGAATACACCCAGGCGTCGCTTCCGGAGATCGGCAGGCAATTCGGTGGAAAAGACCACACCACGGTCATTTTCTCACACCGCAAGATTTCCTCGCTAGTCAAGGAAAACAACGAGATGACCGGATCCATTCAGCAGATCCTGAACATCCTCGAAAGCTGA
- a CDS encoding zinc-dependent alcohol dehydrogenase family protein → MKAYLVHEYGASAKFVEGDIPKPAVQPGHVLIETKATSLNPVDHKILTADLGINPDLPAVLHMDVAGVVAEVGAGVNDFKVGDEVYGCAGGLKGSAGNLNGALADFMLADANLIAKKPTTLGFAEAAALPLVSITAWEGLFDRAKVAQNDTLLVHAGVGGVGHTAIQLAKTRGLRVATTVSTQDKADIAKSLGADDIIFYRDENVADYVKRLTGGKGFDVIFDTVGGDTLDKSLEAAAPWGRVVSIIGQNTHDLTNMHIKGLSLHLVFMLLPMITGEKRADHGHILSVAARLVDAGNLKPLIHEKRFRYSEVNEAHALFASNGHTGKIVLENL, encoded by the coding sequence ATGAAAGCCTACCTGGTGCATGAGTACGGCGCGTCCGCGAAATTTGTCGAAGGCGACATTCCGAAACCCGCCGTCCAGCCCGGCCATGTGCTGATCGAAACCAAAGCCACCAGCCTCAACCCGGTCGATCACAAAATCCTGACCGCCGACCTGGGCATCAATCCGGACCTGCCCGCCGTCCTGCACATGGACGTCGCGGGCGTCGTCGCCGAAGTGGGTGCCGGGGTCAACGACTTCAAAGTCGGCGACGAGGTGTACGGGTGCGCCGGGGGGCTGAAGGGATCGGCGGGAAACCTGAACGGGGCGCTGGCCGATTTCATGCTGGCGGATGCCAACCTGATCGCCAAAAAGCCCACCACCCTGGGTTTTGCGGAAGCGGCGGCCCTGCCCCTGGTCAGCATCACCGCATGGGAAGGCCTCTTCGACCGCGCCAAGGTTGCGCAAAACGACACCCTGCTGGTGCACGCGGGAGTGGGCGGGGTCGGGCACACCGCCATCCAGCTGGCCAAAACACGCGGCCTGCGCGTGGCCACCACCGTCTCCACCCAGGACAAGGCCGACATCGCGAAGAGCCTCGGCGCGGACGACATCATTTTCTACCGCGACGAAAACGTGGCGGATTACGTGAAGCGCCTGACCGGAGGCAAGGGATTCGATGTGATCTTCGATACGGTCGGGGGCGACACCCTCGATAAATCCTTGGAAGCCGCCGCGCCGTGGGGCCGCGTGGTGTCGATCATCGGCCAGAACACGCACGACCTGACCAACATGCACATCAAGGGATTGTCCCTGCACCTGGTCTTCATGCTGTTGCCGATGATTACGGGCGAGAAGCGCGCCGACCACGGTCACATTCTGAGCGTCGCCGCCCGTCTGGTCGATGCGGGCAACCTGAAACCGCTCATTCACGAAAAACGGTTCCGCTATTCCGAGGTGAACGAAGCCCACGCCCTGTTCGCGAGCAACGGCCACACCGGAAAAATCGTTCTGGAGAATTTATAA
- a CDS encoding DUF2155 domain-containing protein: MVIAFLGAACSMGDSDGKDTSGAVDVAALKEKPQDVEGSFSREAPPLTDQQMAEGSATEVEGHPDLEQAQKVNRKLVVPKTVEGKWKAVKILVRDKTDDEKSEMKTVTLGDSFPLGTSGITVTTGAFLPNFVLTGDEVTSKGNELQNPAVRLVITDNGNLIFDGWAFAMYPAMYAFEHPRYSLQLMDFIPESVG; this comes from the coding sequence ATGGTAATCGCTTTTCTCGGCGCGGCCTGTTCCATGGGCGATTCCGACGGCAAGGACACCTCAGGCGCGGTGGACGTCGCGGCACTCAAGGAAAAACCGCAGGACGTGGAGGGCTCGTTTTCGCGTGAGGCCCCGCCTCTGACCGACCAGCAGATGGCCGAAGGTTCCGCCACCGAGGTGGAGGGGCATCCGGACCTCGAGCAGGCGCAAAAAGTGAACCGCAAGCTGGTGGTGCCGAAAACAGTTGAAGGAAAATGGAAAGCGGTTAAAATACTGGTCCGCGACAAGACCGACGACGAAAAAAGCGAAATGAAAACGGTGACCCTCGGGGACAGTTTCCCCTTGGGCACGAGCGGCATCACGGTCACGACGGGCGCGTTTCTGCCCAACTTCGTGCTGACCGGAGATGAGGTTACGTCGAAGGGCAACGAACTGCAGAACCCGGCGGTGCGGCTGGTCATCACCGACAACGGCAACCTGATTTTCGACGGCTGGGCGTTTGCCATGTACCCGGCGATGTACGCGTTCGAGCACCCGCGTTACAGTCTGCAGTTGATGGATTTCATTCCCGAATCGGTGGGCTAA
- the gyrB gene encoding DNA topoisomerase (ATP-hydrolyzing) subunit B, translating into METPQKAVYDSSNIKVLEGLEAVRKRPAMYIGGTGQDGLHHLIYELVDNSVDEAIAGYCTEVEVQLHVDSSVTVSDNGRGIPVDHHKGKNMSAAEVVMTTLHAGGKFDKDTYKVSAGLHGVGVSVVNALAETLQLEIKRDNKIYQQQYERGKPVTSLQEVGQTTTTGTKIDFRPDPEIFPDTNFSFDILSNRLRELSYLNKGLRIKIHDERDGRSHDFFFEGGIQSFIDHLNKNKKTLHPKPIYIERERDNMYLELSMQYNDSYAEEIFTFVNNVNTKDGGTHLSGFRSALTRTINSYATQNNLLKTAGVSLTGEDVREGLVAVISVKIPDPQFEGQTKGRLGNSDVKGQVEQIVNEKLGQIFEEEPAVARSIVGKAISAAQAREAAKKAKDLVRRKSALEISSLPGKLADCAEKDPAESELYIVEGDSAGGSAKQGRNRKFQAILPLKGKILNVEKARYDKMISSDEIRALITALGTGIGKEDFNVDKIRYHKIIIMTDADVDGSHIRTLLLTFFFRQMPEVIERGYLYIAQPPLFKIKRGKSETYIKDEKILSQYLVEQGSENQELHIADNGNAYAGPELVKIVNQLIQYRDCTDMISKNNIPAEVLDALVRQTMDENTFRTLGTMLKTIEDIMEQLIDADCRDRFELGKGLKNVPVVLKNGEMLGEEEAAEFGKFGIEFDEPEGNTYRSKTEHGQKWIQVTTSIKDFYITIDYDPEKNFYQFLFSGRRWGREFGVQFNAEFVKSPLIKKLYSYYEPIRGLDRPPFTLNYKNESRQLPNKHQLLDAIMEAGKGGMYIQRYKGLGEMNPDQLWETTMNPESRVLLQVRAEDIVELEELFSTLMGDAVEPRREFIQKHAMDAKNLDI; encoded by the coding sequence ATGGAAACACCTCAAAAGGCTGTTTACGACTCGTCCAATATCAAGGTCCTGGAAGGTCTGGAAGCCGTCCGCAAGCGCCCCGCCATGTACATTGGGGGCACAGGCCAGGACGGGCTCCACCACCTGATTTACGAACTGGTGGACAACAGCGTGGATGAGGCCATCGCCGGATACTGCACCGAGGTTGAAGTCCAGTTGCACGTCGACAGCAGTGTGACCGTGTCGGACAACGGCCGCGGCATTCCCGTGGACCACCACAAGGGCAAGAACATGTCCGCCGCCGAGGTGGTGATGACCACCCTGCATGCCGGCGGCAAGTTCGACAAGGACACGTACAAGGTGTCGGCGGGCCTGCACGGCGTCGGTGTCTCGGTCGTCAACGCTCTGGCGGAGACGCTGCAACTGGAGATCAAGCGCGACAACAAGATTTATCAACAGCAATACGAGCGCGGGAAACCGGTCACGTCCCTGCAGGAAGTGGGACAAACCACCACCACCGGCACCAAAATTGACTTCCGGCCAGACCCCGAAATCTTTCCCGACACCAATTTCAGTTTCGACATCCTGTCCAACCGCCTGCGGGAATTGTCTTATTTGAACAAGGGCCTGCGGATCAAGATTCACGACGAGCGCGACGGACGCAGTCACGATTTCTTTTTCGAAGGCGGCATCCAGTCGTTCATCGATCATCTGAATAAAAACAAAAAGACGCTGCATCCCAAGCCGATCTACATCGAGCGCGAACGCGACAATATGTATTTGGAATTGTCGATGCAGTACAACGACAGTTACGCCGAAGAAATCTTCACCTTCGTCAACAACGTCAACACCAAGGACGGCGGCACGCACCTGAGCGGATTCCGTTCCGCTCTCACCCGCACCATCAACAGTTACGCCACGCAGAACAACCTGCTCAAAACCGCCGGCGTCAGCCTGACGGGCGAGGATGTGCGCGAGGGACTGGTGGCGGTGATCAGCGTCAAGATCCCGGATCCGCAGTTCGAAGGCCAGACCAAGGGCCGCCTGGGCAACAGTGACGTCAAGGGTCAGGTCGAGCAGATCGTCAACGAAAAGCTGGGGCAGATCTTCGAAGAAGAACCCGCGGTGGCCCGGTCCATCGTCGGAAAGGCCATCAGCGCCGCTCAGGCACGCGAGGCGGCCAAGAAAGCCAAAGACCTGGTTCGGCGTAAGAGTGCGCTGGAAATCAGTTCCCTGCCCGGAAAACTCGCCGATTGCGCGGAAAAAGACCCGGCCGAGTCGGAACTGTATATCGTTGAGGGCGATTCCGCCGGCGGTTCCGCCAAGCAGGGCCGCAACCGCAAGTTCCAGGCCATCCTGCCGCTCAAGGGAAAAATTCTGAACGTCGAAAAAGCCCGCTACGACAAAATGATCAGCAGCGACGAAATCCGCGCCCTCATCACGGCGCTCGGAACGGGCATCGGCAAGGAAGATTTCAACGTCGACAAGATCCGTTACCACAAGATCATCATCATGACCGACGCCGACGTGGACGGTTCGCACATCCGCACGCTCCTGCTCACCTTTTTCTTCCGGCAGATGCCGGAGGTGATCGAACGCGGATACCTGTACATCGCCCAGCCGCCCCTGTTCAAGATCAAGCGCGGCAAGTCGGAAACCTATATCAAGGACGAAAAAATCCTGTCGCAGTACCTGGTCGAGCAGGGCAGCGAGAATCAGGAACTCCATATCGCCGACAACGGCAACGCCTACGCCGGACCGGAACTGGTCAAGATCGTCAACCAGCTGATCCAGTACCGCGATTGCACCGACATGATTTCCAAAAACAACATTCCGGCGGAGGTTCTGGACGCGCTGGTGCGGCAGACCATGGATGAGAACACTTTCCGCACGCTGGGTACCATGCTGAAAACCATCGAAGACATCATGGAGCAGTTGATCGATGCCGATTGCCGGGATCGGTTTGAACTCGGCAAGGGTCTCAAAAACGTGCCCGTTGTCCTCAAAAACGGCGAGATGCTGGGCGAGGAAGAAGCGGCGGAGTTCGGCAAGTTCGGCATAGAGTTCGACGAGCCGGAGGGCAACACCTATCGCTCGAAAACGGAGCACGGCCAGAAATGGATCCAGGTGACGACGTCGATCAAGGATTTTTACATCACCATCGATTACGATCCGGAAAAGAATTTTTACCAGTTCCTGTTTTCCGGCCGCCGCTGGGGGCGGGAATTTGGTGTTCAGTTCAACGCGGAGTTCGTAAAATCCCCGCTCATCAAGAAACTGTATTCGTATTACGAACCGATCCGGGGACTCGACCGCCCTCCGTTCACCCTGAACTACAAGAACGAGTCGCGCCAGCTTCCCAACAAGCACCAGCTTCTGGACGCCATCATGGAAGCCGGCAAGGGTGGCATGTACATCCAGCGCTATAAAGGACTGGGCGAGATGAACCCGGACCAGTTGTGGGAAACCACCATGAACCCGGAGTCGCGGGTGCTGCTGCAGGTGCGCGCCGAGGACATCGTCGAGCTGGAAGAACTGTTCTCGACGTTGATGGGCGACGCCGTGGAACCGCGCCGCGAATTCATACAAAAACACGCCATGGATGCCAAGAACCTGGATATCTGA
- the gyrA gene encoding DNA gyrase subunit A — protein MGQTVELINIEDEMRSAYLDYAMSVIIGRALPDIRDGLKPVHRRSLYAMHDQGNVFNRPYRKSARIVGDVIGKYHPHGEMAVYDTIVRMAQPFALRYPLVDGQGNFGSVDGDSAAAMRYTEIRMREITQELLNDLEKDTVQFIANYDESTTEPTVLPAAFPHLLVNGSSGIAVGMATNIPPHNLTEIVNAAIHLIENPGCSIDDLIKIVPGPDFPTAGLIYGTAGIRAAYHTGRGQIKVRGRVEIEESPKGDREWIIIRELPFQVNKARLVEKIAQLVRDKKLEGISDLRDESDREGIRVVIELKKGANSQVILNTLYKNTQLQETFGINLLALVGREPRLLDLKDALEQFVLFRREVITRRTEYDLKKAREREHILEGLKIALDHLDEVVQLIRQAADPATAREGLMAQFGLSEIQAKAILEMRLQRLTGLERQKIVDDLEAVRKEIAEYENILAHEDVKLDIIKEELVRIRDKYGDERRTEIVVTDEADIDIEDLIADEDVVVTYSRGGYIKRQLIDNYRAQKRGGKGIKGMAVNEEDVVHQVFVASNLDYLLVFTNLGRVHWLKVYHIPEASRIAKGKSIANLIQLQPDEKIASILTVDTFEADKFITCVTERGIVKKTSMDAYSRPRQGGIIGLTLDEGDRVITALISDGQQHILMATRSGMAIRFDEQDVRPIGRTGRGVTGIRFKDDDRVVGAEIVEPGKHLLAVAENGLGKRTPIDDYPVQGRGGRGVITLRCNEKTGHLVGVEQVQDDDELLVVTSRGNIVRMEVSEISVMGRNTQGVRLVRMEEGTQIVGFEKLED, from the coding sequence ATGGGCCAGACTGTAGAGCTGATCAATATCGAAGACGAGATGCGGAGCGCGTATCTCGATTACGCGATGAGCGTCATCATCGGGCGCGCCCTGCCGGACATCCGCGACGGACTGAAACCCGTGCACCGGCGCTCGCTGTACGCCATGCACGATCAGGGCAACGTGTTCAACCGGCCCTACCGCAAGTCGGCGCGCATCGTCGGCGATGTCATCGGTAAATACCATCCCCACGGAGAGATGGCGGTGTACGACACCATCGTGCGCATGGCGCAACCGTTCGCCCTGCGCTACCCGCTGGTGGACGGACAGGGCAACTTCGGGTCGGTGGATGGAGACTCGGCCGCGGCGATGCGCTACACGGAAATCCGCATGCGCGAGATAACGCAGGAGCTGCTCAACGATCTCGAAAAAGACACCGTCCAGTTCATTGCCAACTACGACGAATCGACCACCGAACCTACGGTGCTACCCGCGGCGTTTCCGCATCTTCTGGTCAACGGCTCGTCGGGCATCGCCGTCGGAATGGCAACCAACATTCCACCGCACAACCTGACGGAAATCGTCAACGCGGCCATTCACCTCATCGAAAACCCGGGGTGCAGCATCGACGACCTCATCAAGATCGTGCCGGGGCCGGACTTCCCGACGGCGGGGCTGATATACGGCACCGCCGGCATCCGCGCCGCCTACCATACAGGACGCGGGCAGATCAAGGTGCGCGGCCGGGTGGAGATCGAGGAAAGCCCGAAAGGCGACCGCGAATGGATCATCATCCGCGAACTGCCGTTCCAGGTGAACAAGGCGCGCCTCGTGGAAAAGATCGCGCAACTGGTGCGCGACAAGAAACTCGAGGGCATCAGCGACCTCCGGGACGAATCCGACCGCGAGGGCATCCGCGTGGTGATCGAACTCAAAAAGGGCGCCAACAGCCAGGTCATCCTGAACACGCTGTACAAGAACACGCAGTTGCAGGAAACCTTCGGCATCAACCTGCTGGCGCTGGTGGGACGCGAACCGCGTCTTTTGGACCTCAAGGACGCGCTCGAGCAGTTTGTGCTGTTCCGCCGCGAGGTCATCACCCGCCGCACGGAATACGATCTCAAAAAAGCACGCGAACGCGAACACATTCTCGAAGGCCTGAAGATCGCCCTCGACCACCTCGACGAAGTGGTGCAGTTGATCCGCCAGGCCGCCGACCCCGCCACCGCGCGCGAGGGGTTGATGGCGCAGTTCGGCCTGTCGGAAATTCAGGCCAAAGCCATTCTTGAAATGCGGTTGCAACGGCTCACCGGGCTCGAACGTCAGAAGATCGTGGATGACCTGGAAGCCGTGCGCAAGGAAATCGCCGAATACGAAAACATTCTCGCCCACGAGGACGTGAAGCTCGACATCATCAAGGAAGAACTGGTCCGCATCCGCGACAAGTACGGCGACGAGCGCCGCACCGAAATCGTGGTGACGGACGAGGCAGACATCGACATCGAGGACCTCATTGCCGACGAGGACGTCGTGGTCACCTACTCGCGCGGCGGCTACATCAAGCGCCAGTTGATCGACAACTACCGCGCGCAGAAACGCGGCGGCAAGGGCATCAAGGGCATGGCCGTCAACGAGGAGGACGTGGTGCACCAGGTGTTCGTGGCGTCGAACCTCGATTACCTGCTGGTGTTCACCAACCTTGGCCGTGTGCACTGGCTCAAGGTGTATCACATTCCGGAAGCGAGCCGCATCGCCAAGGGCAAGTCCATCGCCAATCTCATCCAGCTTCAGCCGGATGAGAAGATCGCGAGCATCCTCACCGTGGATACATTCGAAGCCGACAAGTTCATCACCTGCGTCACCGAGCGCGGCATCGTAAAGAAAACGTCGATGGACGCCTACAGCCGGCCCCGGCAGGGCGGCATCATCGGCCTCACGCTGGACGAAGGCGACCGCGTCATCACCGCGCTCATCAGCGACGGCCAGCAGCACATCCTGATGGCCACCCGCTCCGGCATGGCCATCCGCTTTGACGAGCAGGACGTGCGTCCCATCGGCCGCACCGGACGCGGCGTGACGGGCATCCGCTTCAAGGACGACGACCGGGTGGTGGGTGCGGAGATCGTGGAGCCGGGCAAGCATCTCCTCGCCGTGGCGGAAAACGGGCTGGGCAAACGCACGCCCATAGACGACTACCCCGTGCAGGGCCGCGGCGGCCGCGGCGTCATCACCCTCCGCTGCAACGAAAAAACAGGCCACCTCGTCGGCGTCGAGCAGGTGCAGGACGACGACGAACTGCTGGTGGTCACCTCGCGCGGCAACATCGTTCGCATGGAAGTCAGCGAGATTTCCGTCATGGGCCGCAACACGCAGGGGGTGCGCCTAGTCCGCATGGAAGAGGGCACGCAGATTGTGGGATTTGAAAAACTCGAAGACTGA